The genomic stretch AGAGGAAGCCACCAAGGTTATAAGAAGGagggagcacctctgctatgagGAAAAGCTAGGAGAATTAGGattttttcagcctggaaaagaaaagcttcaGGGTGACccaattgcagccttccagtgcctgaagggagcctgcaggaaagatggagactACTTACAAGGGCTTGGAgtgagaggccatggggcaatGGCTTGACACTGACAGAAGGCACGGTTGGATGGGACAGTGGGaataaattcttcactgtgaggccctggcaccaggttgcccagaaaaactgtggctgcccgatccctggaagcgttcatgtccaggctggacagggcttggagcaacctggtgtagtggaagttgtccctacccatggcagggggtggagcgGGAAGATCTTTAAGTTCCGTTCCAACGCAGGCCATTCTAAGACACAGCTCCGCGATAGGAAAAGCGATAGGCTGTGACAGCCGCGaacgcccgccccggcccggggagcCCCAGCCGCAGCCCgggcagagctcccagcaccCCCCCGAGCGCCGGGGGCAGCGCGGCGGTGCCCGGGAAGCGCTTCCCCTGCAGCGCCTGccgggaaggaaggaaggtcgCGGAGGCGGAGCCGCGATCCCCGGCATGGCcgtggccgccgccgcccgccgcgctCTGTCCGCGCTGCTGCTGGGCCggggcccggcgctgccgcccgcGCTGCGCctgccccggcccgccccggtCCCGGTTCCGGTCCCGGTTCCGGTTCCGGCCCCGCTCAGCGCCGCGCTCCGCGCCTACAGCCAGGTACGGCCGCGCGAAAATGGCGGGCACCGACCCCTGCGGGAAACTGCAGCCTCCCGCTTCTCACCCGGGGGCTTCTCTCCTGTGTCCGTGACAGGTCACAGATGCCCCGTCCCAGGAAGGTCGCCTCTCAGAGCAGGAGCCCGCCTCACCCAATGCGGAAAGCGACAATGTCTACCTCGTCAGGGCACAAGGATTCCCGTTCTCGTGCACCGAGGAAGATGTCCTCACCTTCTTTGATAGTATGGGTGTTCATTTGCCTGCCTAACTGTTCTGCATGCTGGTGTTGAGCCCATTAGTTCATGACTACTTAACAGAAGGAAAATTTAGAGATCGTTAGCCTGAGAAAGATGAGGTCTTATTATTACTGCAAAATTATTCACAATTGACATGTCTAAAGGGAATAATCAGCTTACAAACTGCTGGACACTGACCAGAAGCTCCTCCTTATGGTCTCTTAAATTTAATTGGGCGAGTCTTTCCCTTCTTAATCAGTGTCTCCACAGCAAAGGCAATCCAATTCAAAGTGATGCTCTTACAGACCACTATGGCTGGCCCAAACTCCTCTCTTTTCAAGAGACTGGAAGGTTTCATTGATTACAATGCGGCGTTGTTTTCTGATCCTAATTCATAGCTGTTACATACCTTTGTGGGGCTGATCCTCCCTACTGTGCTGCATCTTCCCAGAGGCCAGATGCAAGTTTTTAAATTACTCGCTAACCTGCCAAATTAAAGCAAGTCGGTTTGACGTTAGACTTCATGGTGGAAGTGCAAGTGTTCTGCCCTTTGTTCTGCAGTGCTGAGGGGATGAGCCCTGTGGGCTGTAGATCCCCCTGTTTGATGCAGTCCTGTAGGCTCCTGTGTTGTGTGTCCCTTCGTTTCCAGGCTGTAGAATTCGAAACGGTGAGAACGGGATACACTTCCTCTTAAACAAGGATGGGAGGCGCAGGGGGGATGCCTTGatcgagctggagtccaaagcagacGTCCAGAGAGCCCTGGAAAAGCACCTGAGATACATGGGCCCACGCTACGTGAAAGGTGGGCTTGGAACAGCGCAAGTTACGTTGCAATGAAACTCTCCAGGGAAAGAGCACTCTTTGATTACTGAAGTGGGCTGGTGTGCAGGGGTGGAACCGAGCAGCAGATCAGCCACCAAGGCACCACTGGGCCAGAATTTCCTAGGCTggccagggaaggcagaggggcaggaccACAGAGTGTGGGCTGGGGGAGGAAACGGGATGGAGCTTTGCAGGAGGTGAAAGCTGCCTTAGGAGAGTGCCTGCAGAGTGCCTGCTGCCAGTGCCATGTGGGAAAACACTCCGTGCCCACGTTCCTTGCAGTTTTTGAAGTCCACGACAGCGATGTGGAGGGCTTGCTGCGGAGCCTGCGGGATGAGTCGCAGGCCATGAACGACGGAGTTGTGCTGCTCCGAGGCCTCCCCTTCACCTCCACCGAGGAGGACATTGCAGATTTCTTCTCAGGTAACTCAGCCTGGGCCATGCTCTTCCTTTACCAGGCATTCACTTCCTTAAGTTGATGCTGTTGTTCCTCAAGGAGCAAGGCAAAGCACATGCAGCCTTGAACACCTTAAACACCTCAAGGAGTTGCTGTTCCCCAGAAGTCACTCAGGCTTTCTGAGCACCCTGCAGACTTTCCCTGCACCTCTGACCTTGTACAGGTCTAACCCAGGATCAGTACTTTCAGTGCTCCGATTTGGGCCCAGGGGAAGCAAAGGAAGGGGACCAGATGCTGTGATTTGCAGTTGGATTGCTACCAGTGCATAATTTGGCAAacttgagaaggaggaagacttGTGTGACAGTTAGAGCCCAGGTGATGCAGCGTGGGCGTTCCTAGCTGTGACATCGGGATGGGTAGGTCACATATGCCACCTGAATCCTTGTCCCACGCTCAGTGCTGGAGCAGTCTGCGTCCTGGTTCCCTAAGATGATACTCTACAGCACAAAAAGTGAAATGCACTGACTCTGACTtgagttttaaaaaatgcaggaaaaaaagtacCATAATAAGAGAAAATTTCAAGAACATTTGTGCTCTTGATCTACTTGTTGTCTGGAACTTGGATTCAGTTACTTGAAGCCTCAAGTTGAttcctttttaaattaaggCTTCTGTGAAAACTGCCTCAAAGCAAACAAATTGGAGTTTAAAAAAGGTACTTAGGCCAGCATGAACAGTTGTTTCAGAACTATTTAGCTGCCCAAGTAGCTTGTCAAAAACCAGAagataagggggaaaaaaaaaacccaaagaaaaaggctttcTGAACTATAGCACAAGTTTCTGCCACAGCCAATgcctttttctcccctgccaTCTCTAGGTTTGAAAATAGCAGACATAGCTTTTATTTACCGGGGAGACAGAAGAACAGGAGAAGCTTTCGTGCAGTTTGCGGCTCCTGAAATGGCGGCTAAAGCCCTGCTGCGGCACAGGGAATACATGGGAAATAGGTAGGTACGTCCCTGGAGTTCAGGGGGTAGGAGAACGTGGTGTGAAGCACCTGTGTGACTTGGAGCTGGCTTCCTGAAGGGTGAAGCAGCTCATCTCACACTCACAGTGCAATTAAGGAGAGCAGAGGCACCTGCAGCACTCAtagtttgggggaatttggggcctCTCAGAAAGTCTCCTGTTTTTTAGGTGTTCCTGAAGACATTCTCATCCCAGTGAAAAGGGGTGACAGCCTCCAAAGTGGGGAACACTAGATAGACACAGTCTGCCCAGGCCTCAGTGCACGGGGGTCCTGCCCCTCCTTCAGACATGTGATCCTGCCAAATTTCCACTAGGTTCCTCCATGATTTGGGCAATTTTGGCAGCCATCCCCCTGCCCTTcagcccagtgccaggcacagcctgtgTTTCCTCTCAAGGAGTCCCTGTTTGAAGCGCAGCTTACCTGCCTTGAGTCCATTCCCAGCAGTGACTGCTGGCCAGCATCACACCACACCACCTCCCACCTCTTTGGTGACCACATCCCCCCAGGGAATTTAACCATTTCGTTCTAGAGCACTGAGCCCTGTGCCGCACACTTACCTCCCAAGAGCCTCTCTCAGAAGCTCAAACAGAAGCACAGGCCACCTTTTCCCAGAATCATCATTTAGGTTGAGAAAGGCCTTTAAGGTCATTGTGCCCAACTATTAACCTAAACACTGCCCAgcccacccccaaaccctgtCCCTCGGCACCACattacacagcttttaaatacctccagagcTGTGCTCAGAAAGGAAAACCCAAAGAACCAAGGGTACTTTTCCCTGCTGAGTTATTCTGACTTCAGTAATGTGTAAAACTTTGTCTGCACCCCATATAATAAAAgttttccaaaccttacctctCCTCCTGCCCACCAACTTCCTTTTACGTCCTTACTTCCTATTCCCAGGCTGCATTTCCTTGTGTTTGTCACCCTCCCCACtctcattaaaagaaaacagctgCTCCACAGGCAAAATTTGATTAATTAATTGAATTAATAGGACTCCCCTCCTCTTGAGTAGAGATTAATTCCAAATCTACTGTCAGTTGTTTTTTGTCAGAACAAGAACTGACCTGACTTGCCCACCTGAGCTCACACACCTCCATTTCCATGTGATTAGCAAAGAAATGGAGGGGTTTTCAGAATTGCTGGCAGCTTACTCCCATTCATTCTTCCTGGTTTTATCCAGAGCTGGcctccagcagtgcccagtgctCACTGGGGACTCAGGGAGGCTGAGCTGTCAGCTCTGTCAGCCTGTACACAAGGTTACTtcccctgctctggctgcttgcTCCCttcaggaaaggagaaaggccCCCTCCCTTGAGTGTCCATATTTCCTTTTCATCACACAGTTCCTTCAGTGCTCTGGAAACTGCCTGGTTTAACACTGCTAGTGAAGTCCCATCAATTTCATAGGCATATGGAAAACCTTAGGTCTCCACTGAAGTATTTCCTGTGACCCTGtgcttctgtgattctgccTGTTCTGGGACCTGTTTTGGGGCTGGGTAGGGTGTTAAATTTGGGGTTTGTAGAAATCAGTGCAGTTTGCAGAagtgcagggaggggaaaacagcCTCAGTTAAAGAGAACTGTGCCAGTGAAATGAATTAATTATTCAGCACCTTGGTGTGCCACAGCAGGGCTCTCACCCCCAGTACCTGAGCAGAGCCAAGGCAGGACACATCAGGAAGGTACTTTCTCCAAGCCCCAAGTGCTGGGCATGCCATGTGCTCTTTCCCTTTGGATTCCAGGTATATAGAAGTGTATGTGAGCAGAAAGCACCAGATGCAAAGGCACATGCCCTACAGCAAGCAGGTGATGGCCTACTCCAAAGCGAGGAGAGAGTATGAGTCCATCTCTGAAGAAAGGGGCTGGAGAGACACTGGAGGCTCCGATGCTGAAGGAGAAATTAGTGAGTCCCTCCCTGTCATGAGTGTTCCTCAAGGTCCCTTCGTGTCACCCCAGTGGCTGAAAACCCCTCCAACCCCATGTGCCCACAGCTTTCACATGAGGGAGGGGAGCACTGCAAGCACTAGTGATGGTTTTTCTCTCCATTCCACAGAATTGTGCAGGGAAGGAACAGAAAAGAACATTTTAGAGTCTGAGAACACCCCATCACCACCACAGCACTTTGTCCACATGAGGGGTTTTCCTTCCCAAGCTAGTGCCCAGGACATAATAAATGTGAGTAACAGTGAGGCTACAGCTGAAATGTGGTTATGTCATTACCAGTGCAAACCCTCAGTTAATTGTTAACAGCTGCAGCAATTGCAGTCTTTTAATTAATTAGTGTCTGTTAGTCCTCAGTGCCCTGTGGCTTTGGACAGCTGTGGCCTCAGGGGCCCAGCAGGGATCTGTTCCTCTCCATGAATAAAAGGGAATTAAGGCTTGCTGGGATATGTTAATATCCATCACTAGGCTTGAGGAGCCATTGAGAATCTAAGGCAAGATTTCAGAGTAGCTGACTGCACAGAAGTGGTAACAGTGTACATGGACCTGCACTGATGTGTACAGAACACGGGTGCCGTGTGAGGAGTTTTGTTCCTGGCAGGAGTTCCTATGCCAGGAGCTCACAGGGGGTGACAGGTGACTGGGGAGTGCCTCAGCTTCACGCAGATGGATCAGGGAGCCTTTTGCTACTCAGGAGCTCAGACCCCCCCCCCATGGGTTAGCAGGTTTTGGGAGTAAAACCATTGAGTTTCTGGGGAATAGGGTGCATTACTGTCGTTTCTTTCTCACCAAACTCTCttactttcctccttttcagtTTTTTGCTCCGCtgagacccacaaggatcttGGTGGAATACAACTCCCATGGAGATGCCACAGGAGAGGCTGATGTGCACTTCAAGAGCCACAAGGATGCAGTTGCAGCAATGGCCAAGGAGGGGTCACAGATGGgtgagaaaaagagaggagaTCCTATAG from Aphelocoma coerulescens isolate FSJ_1873_10779 chromosome 4, UR_Acoe_1.0, whole genome shotgun sequence encodes the following:
- the GRSF1 gene encoding G-rich sequence factor 1, encoding MAVAAAARRALSALLLGRGPALPPALRLPRPAPVPVPVPVPVPAPLSAALRAYSQVTDAPSQEGRLSEQEPASPNAESDNVYLVRAQGFPFSCTEEDVLTFFDSCRIRNGENGIHFLLNKDGRRRGDALIELESKADVQRALEKHLRYMGPRYVKVFEVHDSDVEGLLRSLRDESQAMNDGVVLLRGLPFTSTEEDIADFFSGLKIADIAFIYRGDRRTGEAFVQFAAPEMAAKALLRHREYMGNRYIEVYVSRKHQMQRHMPYSKQVMAYSKARREYESISEERGWRDTGGSDAEGEIKLCREGTEKNILESENTPSPPQHFVHMRGFPSQASAQDIINFFAPLRPTRILVEYNSHGDATGEADVHFKSHKDAVAAMAKEGSQMECCAIELFLNEHPQGKENC